From a single Eleginops maclovinus isolate JMC-PN-2008 ecotype Puerto Natales chromosome 2, JC_Emac_rtc_rv5, whole genome shotgun sequence genomic region:
- the abhd2b gene encoding monoacylglycerol lipase ABHD2, with protein MTTLEDADMNTFGPELPAMFDGMKLAAVATVLYIIVRCLNLKSTASPPDVTCQETPLSRYLFKTCPMLTKEYIPPLLWGKSGHLQTALYGKMGRINTPKPCGVRKFLPMQDGATASFDLFEARAEHSTGDDITMVICPGIGNHSEKNYIRTFVDYSQRQGYRCAVLNHLGALPDMELTSPRMFTYGCTWEYAAMVGYIKKAFPQTLLVVVGFSLGGNIVCKFLGENRSNQDRVACCITVCQGYSALRAQETFLQWDQCRRLYNFVLADNMKKLILNHRSTLLRLKSSNIGDADLGLLYAATSLMQIDDSIMRKFHGYSSLKEYYEKESCVHYMHKVTVPLLLVNSSDDPLIHQSLLDIPRTLAEKMPNVIFALTEHGGHLGFFEGAVLFPQPLTWMDKVIVEYTNAICHWEKNLPACQRSSNRDSNACLQSTGETLSG; from the exons ATGACCACCCTGGAGGACGCTGACATGAACACCTTCGGCCCGGAGCTCCCAGCCATGTTTGATGGCATGAAGCTGGCAGCGGTGGCGACGGTCCTGTACATCATCGTGCGCTGTCTGAACCTGAAGAGCACCGCCTCGCCTCCTGACGTCACCTGCCAGGAGACACCCCTCAGCCGCTACCTGTTCAAAACCTGCCCCATGCTGACCAAAGA ATACATTCCTCCCCTGCTGTGGGGAAAGAGCGGACACCTCCAGACGGCCCTGTACGGCAAGATGGGACGAATCAACACTCCTAAGCCATGTGGAGTCCGCAAGTTCCTCCCGATGCAGGACGGGGCCACAGCGAGCTTTGACCTCTTCGAAGCTCGTGCGGAGCACAGCACAGGAG atgACATTACCATGGTAATCTGTCCTGGGATCGGTAACCATAGCGAGAAGAACTACATCCGGACATTTGTGGATTACTCCCAGCGGCAGGGATACCGCTGCGCCGTCCTTAACCACCTGGGAGCCCTGCCCGACATGGAGCTCACCTCGCCACGCATGTTCACCTACG GTTGTACGTGGGAGTATGCGGCCATGGTGGGCTACATCAAAAAGGCGTTTCCTCAGAcgctgctggtggtggtgggctTCAGTCTGGGGGGGAACATCGTCTGTAAGTTCCTGGGAGAGAACCGATCCAACCAGGACCGAGTGGCCTGCTGCATCACTGTCTGCCAGGGCTACAGCGCCCTCAG ggcCCAGGAGACATTCCTTCAGTGGGATCAGTGCAGGAGGCTCTACAATTTCGTGTTGGCCGACAACATGAAGAAGCTCATCCTGAACCACAG GAGCACTTTGCTCAGACTGAAATCCAGCAACATTGGCGATGCGGACCTGGGCCTACTGTACGCAGCCACGTCTCTGATGCAGATCGATGACAGCATCATGAG GAAATTCCACGGCTACAGCTCCTTGAAGGAGTACTACGAGAAAGAGAGCTGTGTGCACTACATGCACAAA GTCACTGTGCCTCTGCTCCTGGTAAACTCCTCAGACGACCCCCTCATTCATCAGTCTCTGCTGGATATTCCTCGCACACTCGCAG AAAAGATGCCCAACGTGATATTTGCCCTCACTGAGCACGGAGGCCACCTGGGCTTCTTTGAGGGCGCCGTACTCTTCCCTCAGCCGCTCACCTGGATGGACAAAGTGATCGTGGAGTACACCAACGCCATCTGCCACTGGGAGAAGAACCTGCCGGCCTGCCAGCGGAGCAGCAACCGGGACTCTAACGCCTGCCTGCAGAGCACAGGGGAGACACTCAGCGGGTAA